A single window of Streptomyces cathayae DNA harbors:
- a CDS encoding PP2C family protein-serine/threonine phosphatase has product MRQGSKGDDRYSRAGRGDALHRYELLRVRGRSVAWVPPLLLLVVIAAVDYHTGGVFRIISWIVLVPGIAAAICGVWGTAVFAVLAIGTFWVVDSVWLHEFQTGLPDFILVTVGGVLATLACAVRVRGERRALYMRDVADTVRRTVLRPLPPFWGGLEHAGVYLSAEARARVGGDFYDIQPGPYGTRVLFGDVQGKGLGAVETALVLLGTFREAAPHEPELAAVAERLEQRMLRHRDYVRALGRTDADRFATAVLLGFPVAPSDTVEVVVFGHEPPLAVRPGSVRSLSVTGGLPLGLRELDPAPVRVHRLSLAADETLLVVTDGVTEARDAHGAFYRLAEEVARAVTRDPGLAEPDRLAAFVREGTLRHSGGRLSDDTTVFAVRRIRAPEGERPEGGRSRI; this is encoded by the coding sequence GTGCGTCAGGGCAGCAAGGGAGACGACCGGTACTCCCGGGCCGGTCGCGGGGACGCCCTGCACCGGTACGAACTGCTGCGGGTACGAGGACGCAGTGTCGCCTGGGTGCCGCCGCTCCTGCTGCTGGTCGTCATCGCGGCGGTCGATTACCACACCGGCGGAGTGTTCCGGATCATCTCCTGGATCGTGCTGGTGCCGGGCATCGCCGCCGCGATCTGCGGGGTGTGGGGCACGGCCGTGTTCGCGGTGCTCGCGATCGGCACCTTCTGGGTCGTCGACAGCGTCTGGCTGCACGAGTTCCAGACGGGGCTGCCCGATTTCATCCTCGTCACCGTCGGCGGTGTCCTGGCGACACTGGCGTGCGCGGTCCGGGTGCGCGGTGAGCGGCGCGCGCTGTACATGCGGGACGTGGCCGACACGGTCCGCCGCACGGTGCTGCGCCCCCTGCCGCCGTTCTGGGGCGGCCTGGAGCACGCGGGCGTCTACCTCAGCGCGGAGGCCCGCGCCCGGGTCGGCGGTGACTTCTACGACATCCAGCCGGGTCCGTACGGCACCCGGGTCCTCTTCGGGGACGTCCAGGGCAAGGGGCTGGGCGCGGTCGAGACGGCGTTGGTACTGCTCGGCACGTTCCGTGAGGCGGCCCCCCACGAGCCGGAGCTGGCGGCCGTCGCCGAGCGCCTGGAGCAGCGGATGCTGCGGCACCGGGACTACGTCAGGGCCCTCGGCCGGACCGATGCCGACCGCTTCGCCACCGCCGTGCTGCTGGGCTTTCCCGTGGCTCCCTCCGACACGGTGGAGGTCGTCGTCTTCGGCCACGAACCGCCGCTGGCCGTGAGGCCCGGCAGCGTCCGCTCGCTGTCCGTGACCGGTGGTCTTCCGCTGGGTCTGCGCGAGCTGGACCCCGCCCCGGTGCGCGTGCACCGGCTGTCGCTGGCCGCCGACGAGACGCTGCTGGTGGTCACCGACGGGGTGACCGAGGCGCGGGACGCCCACGGGGCGTTCTACCGGCTCGCCGAGGAGGTGGCGCGGGCGGTCACGCGGGATCCGGGCCTCGCCGAACCGGACCGGCTGGCTGCCTTCGTGCGAGAAGGGACGCTCCGGCACAGTGGCGGCCGGCTGTCCGACGACACGACCGTCTTCGCCGTCCGCCGGATCCGCGCGCCCGAGGGCGAACGCCCCGAAGGGGGACGTTCACGGATCTGA
- a CDS encoding ribosomal protein L7/L12, producing the protein MDAVAFLIVFLGIMTIKFEISRADRRAARLERKLDLVLEHLDLHEEVPRRDEIVALVREGKRIQAVKTYREVTGAGLAEAKEAVDRLG; encoded by the coding sequence ATGGACGCAGTCGCCTTCCTCATCGTGTTCCTCGGCATCATGACCATCAAGTTCGAGATCTCCCGGGCCGACCGCCGTGCCGCCCGTCTCGAGCGCAAGCTCGACCTGGTGCTCGAGCACCTGGACCTGCACGAGGAGGTTCCGCGCCGGGACGAGATCGTCGCGCTCGTGCGGGAGGGCAAGAGGATCCAGGCGGTCAAGACCTACCGCGAGGTCACCGGAGCGGGCCTGGCCGAGGCCAAGGAGGCCGTGGACCGCCTGGGCTGA
- a CDS encoding endonuclease/exonuclease/phosphatase family protein, translated as MDTATAEWAATQDDAGRHDAGHRGGGRRFGAWCAALLFAGVSAVVGCRTLGTDGVTPVPQLLAFLPWLLVPTAAGLLCTVLARWWTGAVWGVALLGLLAWFVEPYGKTGAPAGPPVAELRVMTSNVEFGRAAEGLVDAVLREKPDLVFVQECEYTCDAVLKRELAAAYPHRRAVAGGGSEGSVILSRFPLRGTDGVPGTMGMPGAVADVDGHAVRLQLAHPMPPLPGQVDLWQRELGRLRDAAAADRTTPTVLAGDFNASQDHAAFRRILDTGLSDAARLDGSYRIPTWPARTTPRFGAQIDHVLVSERFAADRARFLDLADTDHRALVVDLTLHRGG; from the coding sequence TTGGACACTGCGACTGCCGAGTGGGCGGCCACCCAGGACGACGCCGGACGCCACGACGCCGGACACCGCGGCGGCGGGCGACGGTTCGGCGCGTGGTGTGCGGCGCTGCTCTTCGCCGGGGTGAGCGCCGTCGTCGGCTGCCGGACCCTCGGCACCGACGGCGTCACCCCGGTGCCCCAGCTGCTCGCGTTCCTGCCCTGGCTGCTGGTGCCCACCGCCGCCGGGCTGCTGTGCACGGTGCTCGCCCGGTGGTGGACCGGCGCGGTGTGGGGCGTCGCCCTGCTCGGGCTGCTGGCCTGGTTCGTCGAGCCGTACGGGAAGACCGGCGCGCCCGCCGGGCCCCCCGTCGCCGAGCTGCGGGTCATGACCTCCAACGTCGAGTTCGGCCGGGCCGCCGAAGGGCTGGTCGACGCCGTGCTCCGGGAGAAACCCGACCTGGTGTTCGTCCAGGAGTGCGAGTACACCTGCGACGCGGTGCTGAAGCGGGAGCTGGCGGCCGCCTATCCGCACCGGCGGGCCGTGGCGGGCGGCGGCTCCGAGGGCTCCGTCATCCTCAGCCGCTTCCCGCTCCGGGGCACCGACGGCGTCCCCGGCACCATGGGCATGCCCGGCGCCGTCGCCGACGTCGACGGACACGCGGTACGGCTCCAGCTCGCCCACCCCATGCCGCCGCTCCCCGGCCAGGTGGACCTCTGGCAGCGCGAGCTCGGCAGGCTGCGCGACGCGGCCGCCGCGGACCGGACGACCCCGACGGTGCTCGCCGGGGACTTCAACGCCTCCCAGGACCACGCCGCCTTCCGGCGCATCCTCGACACCGGCCTCAGCGACGCCGCCCGGCTGGACGGCTCGTACCGGATCCCGACCTGGCCGGCCAGGACCACTCCGAGGTTCGGCGCCCAGATCGACCACGTGCTGGTGTCCGAGCGGTTCGCCGCGGACCGGGCCCGCTTCCTCGACCTCGCCGACACCGACCACCGCGCGCTGGTCGTCGACCTGACCCTGCACCGCGGCGGCTGA
- a CDS encoding LAETG motif-containing sortase-dependent surface protein, which yields MSIARRVLTRRLLGTGAATLALCAATAVAAASASAHSAPGGDGWKSGGDYRPGTGAGTVTETDRCQFSLDGKNFFDSVKVDDQSLRPSEDGKVRIEVRAAGDATTCTASLASYLAHGATFASSGEQVFVDFDTVTVKPGATDSLDISVPDKGCFAQIDLYRGAVKFDGKLDADDGFEHGELPKGPDRPVIKDKLIAAWNGGTRDCTADTPAEEPTPEPSTSAPEPAKPSEPAEDTAPPASETPGEPSTTPGTDAPDESPSEPATEPGASPNGGSDNLAETGADGNTGPFAIGAAVLLAGGAALVVVTRRKRAGAGAGTESH from the coding sequence ATGTCCATAGCGAGACGTGTCCTCACCCGCCGCCTGCTGGGGACGGGCGCCGCGACCCTCGCCCTCTGCGCGGCCACCGCCGTCGCCGCGGCCTCCGCCTCCGCCCACAGCGCTCCCGGCGGGGACGGCTGGAAGTCGGGCGGCGACTACCGGCCGGGCACCGGTGCCGGCACGGTCACCGAGACCGACCGCTGCCAGTTCTCCCTCGACGGCAAGAACTTCTTCGACTCCGTCAAGGTCGACGACCAGAGCCTGCGGCCCAGTGAGGACGGCAAGGTCCGCATCGAGGTCCGCGCCGCCGGTGACGCGACCACCTGCACCGCCTCGCTCGCCTCCTACCTGGCGCACGGTGCCACCTTCGCCTCCTCCGGCGAGCAGGTCTTCGTCGACTTCGACACGGTGACGGTCAAGCCCGGCGCGACCGACTCCCTCGACATCTCCGTCCCGGACAAGGGCTGCTTCGCGCAGATCGACCTCTACCGGGGCGCCGTGAAGTTCGACGGCAAGCTGGACGCCGACGACGGCTTCGAGCACGGTGAGCTGCCGAAGGGGCCGGACCGTCCGGTCATCAAGGACAAGCTGATCGCGGCCTGGAACGGCGGCACCAGGGACTGCACCGCCGACACCCCGGCCGAGGAGCCGACTCCCGAGCCGTCCACCTCCGCGCCGGAGCCGGCAAAGCCGTCGGAGCCCGCCGAGGACACCGCTCCGCCGGCCTCAGAGACGCCGGGCGAGCCGTCCACGACGCCCGGCACCGACGCGCCCGACGAGTCCCCCTCCGAGCCGGCCACCGAGCCGGGCGCCTCGCCGAACGGCGGCAGCGACAACCTCGCGGAGACCGGCGCCGACGGCAACACCGGTCCGTTCGCGATCGGCGCGGCGGTTCTGCTGGCGGGCGGCGCGGCGCTCGTCGTGGTCACCCGCCGCAAGCGCGCCGGCGCGGGCGCGGGCACCGAGAGCCATTGA
- a CDS encoding PhoX family protein: protein MRKLLPLIGTPSGSHPGGRSAMTCRFRCGDACFHEVPNTSSNEYVGDVISDALSRRSMMRAAAAVTVVAAGAGAVNLAGAPEAQAVPAAGKGHGHGNNKAQGARGLRFTPVAPNTADAVTVPEGYRQNVVVRWGEPILRGAPAFDPENQTAAAQAGQFGYNVDFLALLPLKGERGRQVLVANHEYTDEILMFRDYDSENPTREQVEIAWAAHGLAAVVVEEDKKSGKLTPVTRHHLNRRLTVTSEFRLTGPVAGSDLVKTSADPTGRKVLGTLNNCAGGTTPWGTTLHAEENFNQYFANGSSATDKRYGVGTGASGRKWERFDQRFDLAREPNEVHRFGYVVELDPYDPDSTPRKRTALGRFKHEAATVRLTHDGRPVIYSGDDERFDYIYKFVGSKRMRHGNSRAAREHNLTLLDEGTLYVAKLTGDSPALEIDGTGKLPKDGEFDGSGQWIPLATATARGAVSHVEGMTAEEVFVFTRLAGDKVGATKMDRPEDVEPNPVTGKVYVALTNNSHRGVGSNPKADEANPRNANKHGHILELTERWNRPESTKFAWSLFLVAGDPQDPATYFAGFPKDSVSPISCPDNVAFDDHGNLWISTDGAALGSHDGLFGVATRGERRGELKQFLTVPRGAETCGPIIQDRRVLVAVQHPGEVDGASVDNPGSTWPDGPGTYVRPSVVAVWRADGQDIGV, encoded by the coding sequence GTGCGCAAGCTGCTGCCGTTGATCGGAACGCCGTCCGGTTCGCACCCCGGCGGCCGGTCCGCCATGACCTGTCGTTTCCGGTGTGGTGACGCCTGCTTCCACGAGGTGCCCAACACCAGCTCCAACGAGTACGTCGGTGACGTGATCTCCGACGCCCTCAGCCGCCGTTCGATGATGCGGGCCGCCGCCGCCGTCACGGTCGTCGCGGCCGGTGCCGGCGCCGTCAACCTCGCCGGTGCCCCCGAGGCCCAGGCGGTGCCCGCGGCGGGGAAGGGCCACGGCCACGGCAACAACAAGGCGCAGGGTGCCCGCGGTCTGCGGTTCACGCCGGTCGCGCCCAACACCGCCGACGCCGTCACCGTGCCGGAGGGCTACCGCCAGAACGTCGTCGTCCGCTGGGGCGAGCCCATCCTGCGCGGAGCGCCCGCCTTCGACCCCGAGAACCAGACCGCCGCCGCGCAGGCCGGGCAGTTCGGGTACAACGTCGACTTCCTCGCGCTGCTCCCCCTCAAGGGCGAGCGTGGCCGGCAGGTGCTCGTGGCCAACCACGAGTACACCGACGAGATCCTCATGTTCCGCGACTACGACTCCGAGAACCCCACCCGTGAGCAGGTGGAGATCGCCTGGGCCGCGCACGGGCTCGCGGCGGTCGTCGTCGAGGAGGACAAGAAGAGCGGCAAGCTGACGCCCGTCACCCGGCACCACCTCAACCGGCGTCTCACGGTCACCTCCGAGTTCCGCCTGACCGGCCCCGTTGCCGGGTCCGACCTGGTGAAGACCTCCGCCGACCCGACCGGCCGCAAGGTGCTCGGCACCCTCAACAACTGCGCCGGCGGCACGACCCCGTGGGGCACCACGCTGCACGCCGAGGAGAACTTCAACCAGTACTTCGCCAACGGCAGCAGCGCCACCGACAAGCGCTACGGGGTCGGCACCGGTGCCTCCGGCCGCAAGTGGGAGCGCTTCGATCAGCGCTTCGACCTCGCGCGGGAGCCCAACGAGGTGCACCGCTTCGGGTACGTCGTCGAACTCGACCCGTACGACCCGGACTCCACCCCGCGCAAGCGCACCGCGCTCGGCCGGTTCAAGCACGAGGCCGCGACCGTGCGGCTGACGCACGACGGGCGTCCGGTCATCTACTCCGGTGACGACGAGCGGTTCGACTACATCTACAAGTTCGTCGGCAGCAAGCGGATGAGGCACGGCAACAGCCGGGCCGCGCGCGAGCACAACCTCACGCTGCTCGACGAGGGCACCCTGTACGTCGCCAAGCTGACCGGTGACTCGCCGGCCCTCGAGATCGACGGCACCGGCAAGCTCCCGAAGGACGGCGAGTTCGACGGCAGCGGTCAGTGGATCCCGCTGGCCACCGCCACCGCCCGCGGTGCCGTCTCGCACGTCGAGGGCATGACCGCCGAGGAGGTCTTCGTCTTCACGCGCCTCGCCGGCGACAAGGTGGGCGCCACCAAGATGGACCGGCCCGAGGACGTCGAGCCCAACCCGGTCACCGGCAAGGTCTACGTCGCCCTGACCAACAACTCCCACCGCGGTGTCGGCTCGAACCCCAAGGCGGACGAGGCCAACCCCCGCAACGCGAACAAGCACGGCCACATCCTGGAGCTGACCGAGCGCTGGAACCGGCCGGAGAGCACGAAGTTCGCCTGGTCGCTGTTCCTGGTGGCGGGCGACCCGCAGGACCCGGCGACGTACTTCGCCGGTTTCCCCAAGGACTCCGTCAGCCCCATCTCCTGCCCGGACAACGTCGCCTTCGACGACCACGGCAACCTGTGGATCTCCACCGACGGTGCCGCCCTTGGCTCGCACGACGGGCTCTTCGGTGTCGCCACGCGCGGAGAGCGGCGCGGTGAGCTGAAGCAGTTCCTGACCGTGCCGAGGGGCGCGGAGACCTGCGGCCCGATCATCCAGGACCGGCGGGTGCTGGTCGCCGTGCAGCACCCGGGCGAGGTGGACGGGGCGTCGGTCGACAATCCGGGCAGCACCTGGCCCGACGGACCCGGCACGTACGTCCGGCCGTCCGTGGTCGCCGTGTGGCGTGCCGACGGGCAGGACATCGGCGTCTGA
- a CDS encoding helix-turn-helix domain-containing protein, with protein sequence MGERDDPDTIGRRVQRLRVQCGLTQKQLAEPVYTPAYVSTLEAGRVRPSDDALRHLADRLGVTFDELATGRSARLVTELRLRLTEAQRSLALGEAATAVRQYSGLLAEAEEQDLAEEQAAALLGLGECALDTGELEPGREYFERAEKRLADAPLQARVPALRGRAVAHYLAGELRYAVYLLESTIDELNRSGLHDPDALLLLYASAIGPYMDMGAHARAAQAAELALALAPQAGDPALVARMHRSVARTLLAEGRITEADASLAKAAELYRGLHLRTELANCHWMRGYVYAQNGELDLAEGELRRALEMLSATRAVLYSSQVTVELADVLHRRGSSREAAGLLRDVLGGLSPERGAVHAAAAHRLLGIIAEDVRDTEQAEEHYVRAMSLLERAGAAGDLADLCRLLGDLLRRTGRVEAALDAYRTGLGHRTAPGTTTLGPAPAQPPV encoded by the coding sequence GTGGGGGAGCGTGACGATCCGGACACCATCGGGCGCCGGGTGCAGCGGCTGCGCGTGCAGTGCGGGCTGACCCAGAAACAGCTGGCCGAGCCGGTGTACACCCCTGCTTACGTCTCCACGCTGGAGGCCGGGCGGGTGCGGCCCTCCGACGACGCCCTGCGGCATCTCGCCGACCGGCTCGGAGTCACGTTCGACGAGCTGGCGACCGGGCGTTCGGCGCGACTCGTCACCGAGTTACGGCTCCGGCTGACCGAGGCCCAGCGCTCCCTCGCCCTCGGCGAGGCCGCGACGGCGGTGCGGCAGTACTCCGGGCTGCTCGCCGAGGCCGAGGAGCAGGACCTCGCCGAGGAGCAGGCCGCCGCGCTGCTCGGGCTCGGCGAGTGCGCACTGGACACCGGTGAACTGGAGCCCGGACGCGAGTACTTCGAACGGGCGGAGAAACGTCTCGCCGACGCCCCGCTGCAGGCCCGGGTGCCGGCGCTGCGCGGCCGGGCCGTCGCGCACTACCTCGCGGGCGAACTCCGGTACGCGGTCTACCTGCTGGAGTCCACCATCGACGAGCTGAACCGGTCCGGGCTGCACGACCCGGACGCGCTGCTGCTGCTCTACGCCAGCGCGATCGGCCCGTACATGGACATGGGCGCACACGCGCGTGCCGCCCAGGCGGCGGAGCTCGCACTGGCGCTCGCCCCGCAGGCCGGCGACCCGGCACTGGTGGCGCGCATGCACCGGTCGGTCGCCCGCACCCTGCTCGCCGAGGGCCGGATCACCGAGGCCGACGCCTCGCTGGCCAAGGCGGCCGAGCTGTACCGCGGGCTGCACCTGCGTACGGAGCTCGCCAACTGCCACTGGATGCGCGGGTACGTGTACGCGCAGAACGGCGAACTCGATCTGGCGGAAGGCGAGTTGCGTCGGGCTTTGGAGATGCTGTCGGCCACCCGTGCCGTCCTCTACAGCAGTCAGGTCACCGTGGAGCTGGCCGACGTACTGCACCGGCGCGGGAGTTCGCGGGAGGCGGCCGGCCTGCTGCGGGACGTGCTCGGCGGCCTCTCCCCCGAACGGGGCGCGGTGCACGCGGCGGCGGCGCACCGGCTGCTCGGCATCATCGCCGAGGACGTGCGCGACACCGAGCAGGCCGAGGAGCACTACGTCCGCGCGATGAGCCTGCTGGAGCGGGCGGGTGCGGCCGGTGACCTGGCCGACCTGTGCCGCCTCCTCGGCGACCTGCTCCGCCGCACCGGCCGCGTCGAGGCCGCCCTGGACGCCTACCGCACCGGTCTCGGCCACCGCACGGCCCCGGGCACCACGACCCTGGGGCCGGCCCCGGCCCAGCCCCCGGTCTGA
- a CDS encoding glycoside hydrolase family 13 protein — protein MTDHTDPPAPPAPAPGVPSGAAPDLSAPDLSAPDLSSRNPDWWRQSVVYQVYPRSFADADGDGLGDLRGVTRRLTHLAALGVDALWLSPFYPSELADGGYDVADPRDVDPRLGTLDDFGALVAEAHRLGLKVIVDIVPNHTSHRHVWFQEALRAGPGSPARERYVFRDGRGPRGELPPTDWQSVFGGSAWRRVSDGQWYLHLFAAEQPDLNWANEDVRADFRTTLRFWADRGVDGFRVDVAHALAKDLSEPLRDLGAFGPAGEAALAEFPPGTHPFYDRDEVHEIYRDWRKILDAYSPPRTAVAEAWVPGARRALYARPDELGQAFNFEYLQAPWDAEALRRVITDSLATARAAGAPATWVLSNHDVVRHASRLMLPPGTDDDAWLLSGGHAPAVDTAAGLRRAHAATLLMLALPGSAYVYQGEELGLPEVADLPTEVLQDPVWEQTGHVRKGRDGCRVPLPWTRTGPSYGFGPGGAWLPQPPDFGAYAVEAQDGVQAREGVPGSTLELYRAALRLRRKLQEGETLTWAEDTPAGVLRFDRNDGWRCVANLSPDPVPLPAGEVLLSSAPLTDGSLHPDTTAWLLPETPPTPSPHPAA, from the coding sequence GTGACCGACCACACCGATCCGCCCGCCCCGCCGGCCCCCGCCCCGGGCGTTCCGTCCGGCGCCGCGCCCGACCTCTCCGCGCCCGACCTCTCCGCGCCCGACCTCTCCTCGCGCAACCCCGACTGGTGGCGGCAGTCCGTCGTCTACCAGGTCTATCCCCGCAGCTTCGCCGACGCCGACGGCGACGGCCTGGGCGACCTGCGCGGCGTCACCCGGCGCCTCACCCACCTCGCCGCCCTGGGCGTGGACGCCCTCTGGCTGAGCCCGTTCTACCCCTCCGAACTCGCCGACGGCGGCTACGACGTCGCCGACCCGCGGGACGTCGACCCGCGCCTCGGCACCCTCGACGACTTCGGCGCGCTGGTCGCCGAGGCACACCGCCTGGGCCTCAAGGTGATCGTCGACATCGTCCCCAACCACACCTCCCACCGGCACGTCTGGTTCCAGGAGGCGCTGCGCGCCGGTCCCGGCTCCCCGGCCCGCGAGCGCTACGTCTTCCGCGACGGGCGTGGCCCGCGGGGTGAACTCCCGCCCACCGACTGGCAGTCCGTCTTCGGTGGCAGCGCCTGGCGGCGGGTGTCCGACGGGCAGTGGTACCTGCACCTCTTCGCCGCCGAACAGCCCGACCTGAACTGGGCGAACGAGGACGTCCGCGCCGACTTCCGCACCACCCTGCGGTTCTGGGCCGACCGGGGCGTGGACGGCTTCCGCGTCGACGTCGCGCACGCCCTCGCCAAGGACCTGAGCGAGCCGCTGCGCGACCTCGGAGCCTTTGGACCGGCCGGCGAGGCCGCCCTCGCCGAGTTCCCGCCCGGCACCCACCCGTTCTACGACCGGGACGAGGTGCACGAGATCTACCGCGACTGGCGCAAGATCCTCGACGCCTACTCCCCGCCCCGCACGGCCGTCGCGGAGGCCTGGGTCCCCGGCGCCCGGCGCGCCCTGTACGCCCGGCCGGACGAACTGGGCCAGGCCTTCAACTTCGAGTACCTGCAGGCCCCCTGGGACGCGGAGGCGCTCCGCCGGGTCATCACCGACTCGCTGGCGACCGCCCGTGCGGCCGGCGCCCCGGCGACCTGGGTGCTCTCCAACCACGACGTCGTACGCCACGCCTCGCGCCTGATGCTGCCGCCGGGCACGGACGACGACGCCTGGCTGCTGTCCGGCGGACACGCCCCGGCCGTCGACACCGCCGCCGGGCTGCGCCGGGCCCACGCGGCGACCCTGCTGATGCTGGCGCTGCCCGGCTCGGCCTATGTCTACCAGGGCGAGGAACTCGGCCTGCCCGAGGTGGCCGACCTGCCCACCGAGGTCCTCCAGGACCCGGTCTGGGAGCAGACCGGCCACGTCCGCAAGGGCCGCGACGGCTGCCGGGTACCGCTGCCCTGGACGAGGACCGGACCGTCGTACGGGTTCGGCCCGGGTGGCGCCTGGTTGCCGCAGCCGCCGGACTTCGGCGCGTACGCCGTCGAGGCGCAGGACGGGGTGCAGGCGCGGGAGGGGGTGCCGGGCTCGACCCTGGAGCTGTACCGCGCGGCCCTGCGCCTGCGCCGCAAGCTCCAGGAGGGCGAGACGCTGACCTGGGCGGAGGACACCCCCGCCGGGGTGCTGCGGTTCGACCGCAACGACGGCTGGCGCTGCGTGGCCAACCTGTCCCCCGACCCGGTCCCCCTCCCCGCGGGCGAGGTCCTGCTGTCCAGCGCACCCCTGACCGACGGCAGCCTGCACCCGGACACCACGGCATGGCTGCTCCCC
- a CDS encoding nucleoside hydrolase — protein MPNGLPIPVIIDCDTGVDDALALLFAVRHPGIDLRAVTCVAGNTDVDGVVHNTLTVLEQAGAPGIPVARGAERPLIEAPRSARHVHGHDGMGDLGLPAPRRLPADLDAVALLRREILASPRPVTLVPTAPLTNIALLLRTHPEVTRNIERIVFMGGAVGAGNATPVAEFNVWHDPEAAAILLTAGVPITMYGLDVFRRVVVPAAEVRGLRASTEPGARLAGDLLAHRPATPGSAPDDPTEDAGGLGDAGALCAVVDPEGLTTHRLPVEVSLGPGPARGQTVVDRRPRTGESELHEGTREQCLVDVGLDVDVQRYVRLYLETVATVAHSRPTAADGGSGAQR, from the coding sequence GTGCCGAACGGTCTGCCCATCCCGGTGATCATCGACTGCGACACGGGTGTCGACGACGCCCTGGCCCTGCTGTTCGCCGTCCGCCACCCGGGAATCGACCTGCGCGCGGTGACCTGTGTGGCCGGCAACACGGACGTGGACGGCGTCGTCCACAACACGCTCACCGTGCTGGAACAGGCGGGCGCGCCCGGCATTCCGGTCGCCAGAGGCGCCGAGCGCCCGCTGATCGAGGCGCCGCGTTCCGCACGTCACGTCCACGGCCACGACGGGATGGGCGACCTCGGCCTGCCCGCCCCGCGGCGCCTCCCGGCGGACCTGGACGCGGTGGCCCTGCTGCGCCGCGAGATCCTCGCCTCCCCGCGCCCGGTCACCCTGGTGCCCACCGCCCCGCTGACCAACATCGCGCTGCTGCTGCGGACGCATCCCGAGGTCACCCGGAACATCGAGCGGATCGTGTTCATGGGCGGCGCCGTGGGCGCCGGCAACGCCACCCCGGTGGCCGAGTTCAACGTCTGGCACGATCCGGAGGCCGCCGCGATCCTGCTCACCGCGGGGGTGCCGATCACGATGTACGGCCTGGACGTGTTCCGCCGGGTCGTCGTCCCGGCGGCCGAGGTGCGCGGGCTGCGCGCGAGCACCGAACCGGGCGCCCGGCTCGCCGGTGACCTGCTGGCCCACCGGCCCGCGACACCCGGCAGCGCCCCCGACGACCCCACCGAGGACGCGGGCGGGCTCGGCGACGCGGGTGCGCTGTGCGCGGTCGTCGATCCGGAGGGCCTGACCACCCACCGGCTCCCCGTCGAGGTCTCCCTGGGTCCCGGACCGGCCCGCGGCCAGACCGTGGTCGACCGCCGCCCCCGGACCGGCGAGTCCGAACTGCACGAGGGCACGCGCGAGCAGTGCCTGGTGGACGTCGGGCTGGACGTGGACGTACAGCGCTATGTGCGGCTCTACCTGGAGACCGTGGCGACCGTGGCGCACAGCCGGCCCACCGCGGCGGACGGAGGGTCCGGAGCACAGCGGTAG